Genomic DNA from Bryobacter aggregatus MPL3:
ACAACTTCTGGCGCAGCGGATAGCCGTCGGCGATCGCGAGCCAAACCTCAATCTTCTTCAGCTTCATCAAGGGCGAGTCGCCCTTAGGGGTCAGTTCGACCTTCGTGGCCGCCTTGCCGTTGATCGACTCTTCCCCAAGCAATTTGAGCGTATAGGCCTTCTGCAATTCCTTGGCGGTGGTTCCGAAGCCAATCAGAATTCCCTGGCTGATCAGCGCGTCGATCTTTCCGACATCGACAATCTGCACCGTGTTGATCTTGGGCAGATAGTTCTGGATCTTCTTATCGGCGTAGCTGATCTGCTTGACGTCAGGGGAGGAGAAATCAATCCGCATTTCTACCTGGCCGGGCTTGCGCTTGAGCAGGAGGATCTCGCCCACTTCCTTGCTCGCATCCTTGAGCACGGCGGTGTAATCCACCCGCTCCAGCTTGGCGCTCATCGAGCGAAAGGAAGCCGCATTCTGATCGAGTTTTGCTAACAGATCGGGTAGACTCAGGGGCGCGGCCAGCAGTGCCGCGCTCGCGCAAAACAACAGGCTAATGCTTCGCGTAAGCAAGGAAACCTTTGACTTCGTTTTCGGCGTCGTAGAGGGTCTCAAGGCGTACCACATCCCATTTCTCCTTGTACTTTTGCTCGATCATGCGCGAAGCGTCCGCCCGGCGCCGATCTTCGCTCACTTGTCCCAGTACATGCGGGTCGATGTAGAAGACGAAAGCTCCATCACTGGCGGGTACCATCACCACACTTGAAGCCCTGGGTTGATCCCGAAAAATCTCCCGAGGCGTAAAAAAAATAAAGACAAGCAACAGCGCGACAATGATGTCGTACTGCCAACTCGCACGGGCAAATTCCCAGAAGATCCAGCGTCGCATACCGAATCTTCATGATACTAGCTTCAGCTCAACCGTAACGCTTCGAACTGCGGGAGGACCGCAAAGGAGCGCGCCAATCCTGCCAGATTTTCGCCTCTCTGCTCGATCGACCTCTCTTCGATGGCCCCCAAACCAGAGATCTTCAGCGCCGAGGCATCCCGGAGATATTTCATCTGCAGGGGATCCAGCTTCATGAGGCGTGCGCAGGTGGCATCGACGGCGGCGACATCGCGGCCCATCACCATGACTCCTGCCGCAACAGGCTTTCCCTGAATGGGGCCATTGCCTTCCATCCCGACTATGCCGTCGACGATGGCGAAGGTTTTTCTCAGGATCCGGTTCAGCTCGACGATGGAGCGATCGATCCCCTGGTAGTGTAGAAAGTTTTTCGGCCAGCCGTAGATTGCACCCGGCACGACGCCGAAGAAGTTCTTCATGCTCAAGGTGGCCCCGGCCCAATGGTGTGTTTTCATCTTGGCAACGCTGACGACCAGATCGGCATTGAGGATCGTTTGTGGCAGATACAGATCGACGCTGTTCTCGAAGGCTTTGATTTTTTTGACATCATCGAGGTTCAGGTCGACAAAACGGCTGTCGAAATCTGGCATGATCTTGCGATATCCGGCCTGATCGGCGAGATCCCAGGTGTCCCGGCGGTGGCCCGGCCCTTCTCCCATCCAGACCTCGCGGGCTCCGAGTTTCAGGAATAGTTCCCGCACCGCAAACACGAGCCGCGGGTCGGTGTTAATGACTGTATCTTCGTCAAATTCCACGAGATTGGGCTTCAAGACGACCCTTTTGTCCTGGAGTTCCCGGGCGGCGCTTGGCCAGGCGGCCTTCATCCCTTCGTCCAGGCGCGCCAAGAGCTCCTGTTCATAGGAAGCGGCTTTCACAATGGCTACGGGCGACTTCTCCACTAGCATTTCCTTTGGGGCTTCTTTTTTCGAGCAGGCTTCCAGTCCTGCGATGCTTCCTGCGGCGATGAGATCTCGCCGCGTCATGGCAGAAAGACTCCCGCCGGGTCCGATTCCGCGAGAATCTCAATCGAAGCCAACATGAGATTCCGGCTCGGGTGCGGTTCTTCCGTGGCCGCCCGGTAGCCGCACTCGATGCCATGCAGACGCAGGGCCAGGGCGAGCAACGCACGTCCGTAGGCTCCCTGGACGGTGGCAAAGTCCGCCTTGGCGCGCGCGAGGCTTGGCTCTAAGATAGCTGCATCGATCCTGCTACCAGCCAGCCCCAGCAGGGCGAGTCCTGTCGTTTCTGGATAGGCCGGGAGTGTCTCCCCCAGCACCTTTTTATTGCCGTAGTTCCAACCGCCATCACTGCAACGCCGGTCGAGCAGCATCTGGGTGCCCAGTTCCCGCCGGTAGCGAAGCGCTACTTCCGGGGCTAGACCCTCCATCCAGCGCAGGGCGAGCAGTCCATGGGCAGTGGGTTCGACCCAACTGTTGTTGCCCGGCCTCCAGGGCCAGCCTTTCAGCCGCGGATTCTGGTCTGCCTGCGCCATCCCCATGGCATAAAGCAGGCGCTGCCGGAAACCACCCTCGGCCCCTTCAGTCTTAAGAATCCAATCCGCCATCCGCTCGAGTGGCTTGGTTCCGGTTTGGGCTCGCTTGAGGAGCGGAAAAGCCAGATTGGTGACCCAACTACTACCTGGAACACTCGGAGAAGGGGCAAGCCCTCCATCTTTTTCTTGCCTTGCCAATAGGAATGCAATTCCCGGTTCCCACGTTGCGTCTGCACTTCCCATGGCCCGCAATGCGTATGCAGTCGCCTCCACCCGGCTCTCTTGCCCAGCGAAATAGCCCCAGCCCCCGTCGCGATTCTGACTCGTCCGTAAAAGACTGCGCCGGGCCTCGATCCTACTCATACACCCTGCTATCGACCAGCGCAGCCTAAGGCTTTAGCCGCATCCGTTAATCTAATACCCATGAGCAAAGAAGCTTCTGCCGAGTTGCGGAAATGCCTGGAATCCTTTGTATTTCAGGTCAATGACATCGATTGGCAGTCTCCCTATGGTCCCGGAAAGTGGCGGCGGATCGAGGTTCTTGGTCATCTGGTTGATTCAGCAGCGAACAACCATCTCCGTTTTGTGCGGGCGCTGCTTGAGGAGGAGCTTGCCGGCTCCAAGTACGACCAATTGGGCTGTGTCCGCGTGCAGGCGTATGCGAGCTATCCGGCAGACCAGTTGGTCGCCCTGTGGGTCTCCTACAACCTGCTGCTGTGCCATGTCATGGACCAGATTCCCGACTCCAAACGAAATACCGTTTGCAGAATCGGAGAAAACGAACCCGTGAGTTTAGACTTTCTCGTCACCGACTACGTTTCCCACCTCAAGGCCCATCTTGCACAGATTACCGGAGACTGACCATGCGGCCTGTCTTCACGCTGTCCCTGGCTGCCACCAGAATCTGAGTGGCCACCAGATTATTCTCGAGACTCGATAATCCGGCTGGTTTCAGCTTGCCCCGCGCAACGGCTTTCAGATAAGAGATGGAGTCGGCCTCATCCGGCTTCAGGTCGGCAGGCGTGATGGCTTCCTCGACGCGATCATTCACCCGGCGCCGCCGCACGAGGTTGCCCCCGAAGGCATTCGCATAAG
This window encodes:
- a CDS encoding LolA family protein, translating into MFCASAALLAAPLSLPDLLAKLDQNAASFRSMSAKLERVDYTAVLKDASKEVGEILLLKRKPGQVEMRIDFSSPDVKQISYADKKIQNYLPKINTVQIVDVGKIDALISQGILIGFGTTAKELQKAYTLKLLGEESINGKAATKVELTPKGDSPLMKLKKIEVWLAIADGYPLRQKLYQASGDYNQATYTDLKINPSISDQAVRLDLPKNVKKEYPSK
- a CDS encoding DUF362 domain-containing protein, translating into MTRRDLIAAGSIAGLEACSKKEAPKEMLVEKSPVAIVKAASYEQELLARLDEGMKAAWPSAARELQDKRVVLKPNLVEFDEDTVINTDPRLVFAVRELFLKLGAREVWMGEGPGHRRDTWDLADQAGYRKIMPDFDSRFVDLNLDDVKKIKAFENSVDLYLPQTILNADLVVSVAKMKTHHWAGATLSMKNFFGVVPGAIYGWPKNFLHYQGIDRSIVELNRILRKTFAIVDGIVGMEGNGPIQGKPVAAGVMVMGRDVAAVDATCARLMKLDPLQMKYLRDASALKISGLGAIEERSIEQRGENLAGLARSFAVLPQFEALRLS
- a CDS encoding prenyltransferase/squalene oxidase repeat-containing protein, which produces MSRIEARRSLLRTSQNRDGGWGYFAGQESRVEATAYALRAMGSADATWEPGIAFLLARQEKDGGLAPSPSVPGSSWVTNLAFPLLKRAQTGTKPLERMADWILKTEGAEGGFRQRLLYAMGMAQADQNPRLKGWPWRPGNNSWVEPTAHGLLALRWMEGLAPEVALRYRRELGTQMLLDRRCSDGGWNYGNKKVLGETLPAYPETTGLALLGLAGSRIDAAILEPSLARAKADFATVQGAYGRALLALALRLHGIECGYRAATEEPHPSRNLMLASIEILAESDPAGVFLP
- a CDS encoding DinB family protein — its product is MSKEASAELRKCLESFVFQVNDIDWQSPYGPGKWRRIEVLGHLVDSAANNHLRFVRALLEEELAGSKYDQLGCVRVQAYASYPADQLVALWVSYNLLLCHVMDQIPDSKRNTVCRIGENEPVSLDFLVTDYVSHLKAHLAQITGD